In Rhodococcus sp. OK302, one genomic interval encodes:
- a CDS encoding DegT/DnrJ/EryC1/StrS family aminotransferase, with translation MIAISSISFGEDVEREVLDTLRSGIVAQGPKVKRLEDEFAALVGTEHAVAVNNGTTALIAALQVQDLQPGDEVLTTPFTFVATLNAILEAGATARFADITEADFNLDTAAAAARINDRTKVLMPVHLYGQAADMGALMPLASEHGLSVVEDAAQAHGATFDGRGAGSFGLGCFSFYATKNLTTAEGGMITTNDAVIADRLRVLRNQGMRARYQYEMVGQNYRMTDLQASLALPQMGSYMQQVESRRRNAEALRAGLKDVAGLILPSELAGRGHVWHQFTLLLAEDAPITRDQLSERLAAKDIGSGIYYPKAVYDYECYREHPRVIIEETPVATSVASRCLSIPVHAALSASDVDQIVAAVRGAMEA, from the coding sequence GTGATCGCGATATCCAGTATCTCGTTCGGAGAAGACGTCGAGCGCGAGGTGCTGGACACTCTGCGGTCCGGGATTGTTGCGCAGGGGCCCAAAGTGAAGCGACTCGAGGACGAGTTCGCCGCTTTGGTGGGGACCGAGCACGCGGTGGCGGTGAACAACGGAACCACGGCTCTGATCGCGGCGCTCCAGGTGCAGGACTTGCAACCGGGCGACGAGGTTTTGACAACTCCGTTCACATTTGTCGCGACGTTGAATGCGATTCTGGAGGCCGGGGCGACGGCGAGGTTCGCCGATATCACCGAGGCAGATTTCAATCTTGATACGGCTGCTGCGGCTGCGCGGATCAATGATCGTACGAAGGTTCTGATGCCGGTGCATCTGTACGGTCAGGCCGCCGATATGGGCGCGTTGATGCCGTTGGCGAGCGAGCACGGACTGTCGGTTGTCGAGGACGCTGCGCAGGCACACGGTGCCACGTTCGACGGTCGGGGCGCCGGCAGTTTCGGGTTGGGATGTTTTTCGTTCTACGCGACGAAGAATCTGACGACCGCCGAGGGCGGAATGATCACGACCAACGACGCTGTGATTGCTGATCGACTTCGGGTACTTCGCAACCAGGGTATGCGGGCGCGTTACCAGTACGAGATGGTCGGCCAGAACTATCGGATGACGGACTTGCAGGCGAGTTTGGCTCTGCCGCAGATGGGTTCGTACATGCAGCAGGTCGAATCGCGTCGACGTAATGCGGAAGCTCTTCGCGCTGGTTTGAAAGACGTTGCCGGACTGATTCTTCCGAGCGAACTGGCCGGTCGGGGTCACGTGTGGCACCAGTTCACTCTCTTGCTGGCCGAGGATGCGCCTATCACGCGAGATCAGCTCAGTGAGCGTCTTGCTGCCAAGGACATCGGGAGCGGGATCTACTACCCGAAGGCGGTGTACGACTACGAGTGCTACCGGGAACATCCGCGGGTAATCATCGAGGAAACGCCGGTTGCCACGTCGGTAGCATCGCGATGCCTGAGCATTCCCGTCCACGCAGCATTGTCCGCAAGTGATGTCGATCAGATCGTTGCCGCAGTTCGCGGCGCTATGGAGGCCTGA
- a CDS encoding Gfo/Idh/MocA family protein — MSVSKPRIALVGSGQMGSLHARVIAQSALCELDLLIEPREEQGKAVAERFNTRWAADFDDLDGIDAVVIAAATPAHYELAGRVLDLGKPVLVEKPLAATYEQSVDLVERSQASGVPLMCGLLERFNPAVRTAREFSGDVWQVNGIRHSPFVSRIPTGVATDLLIHDIDLAIGFVGSEPSLAKGEFGYFHPTSVQNRSEDCADTVLRFNSGAVATISASRISHRKIRQLSLLEADRLIEIDLLRRGITIYRHIDDNMPTDRDGYQQQTVIEIPTIRYSEEPLAAQLTHFLGLVQGTGDADGERASILPAHRAVHEVTESALAAAVSS; from the coding sequence ATGTCTGTGAGCAAGCCACGTATTGCACTTGTCGGCTCCGGCCAGATGGGTTCGCTGCACGCGCGCGTCATCGCGCAATCGGCATTGTGCGAGTTGGATCTGCTGATCGAGCCGCGTGAGGAACAGGGCAAAGCCGTTGCCGAGCGGTTCAATACGCGCTGGGCTGCAGATTTCGACGACCTCGACGGTATCGATGCCGTGGTGATCGCCGCTGCGACTCCCGCGCACTACGAATTGGCCGGTCGGGTACTCGATCTGGGTAAGCCGGTTCTGGTGGAGAAGCCGCTGGCTGCGACGTACGAGCAGAGCGTTGATCTGGTGGAGCGTTCCCAGGCATCGGGTGTGCCGCTGATGTGTGGTCTGCTCGAGCGGTTCAACCCGGCGGTTCGCACGGCGCGGGAGTTCTCCGGTGATGTGTGGCAGGTCAACGGCATTCGTCATTCCCCGTTCGTATCGCGTATTCCGACGGGTGTTGCGACGGACCTGCTGATTCACGATATCGACTTGGCGATCGGCTTTGTCGGTTCCGAACCGAGTTTGGCGAAGGGGGAGTTCGGCTACTTCCATCCGACGTCCGTGCAGAACCGGTCGGAGGATTGCGCGGATACCGTTCTGCGATTCAATTCTGGTGCGGTTGCCACGATTTCGGCGAGCCGGATCAGCCATCGTAAGATTCGTCAGTTGTCGCTGCTCGAGGCTGATCGCCTGATCGAGATCGATCTGCTTCGTCGAGGCATCACGATCTACCGCCACATCGATGACAACATGCCTACCGATCGGGACGGCTACCAGCAGCAGACGGTTATCGAGATTCCGACGATCCGTTACAGCGAGGAGCCCCTCGCGGCGCAGCTGACGCACTTCCTCGGATTAGTGCAGGGCACGGGTGACGCCGACGGTGAGCGGGCTTCGATTCTGCCCGCTCACCGTGCGGTTCACGAGGTTACGGAGTCTGCACTCGCAGCCGCAGTTTCTTCCTGA
- a CDS encoding glycosyltransferase: MVTSRTEPVRGESAAPELSVIIPAYNSGAVLESTVKQFAEYFSGRQVEIIVVENGSTDNTADVCGELSKAWAWPGVTFHPMSSDKGMGAALRAGTLASRGQRVLLTADDLPFGFGDIEGADRVMAELGSIPPAVIGSKAHAQSEVERGLLRVVMTGGFATLRRVVLGTRTGDPQGTFIVDGTLLRRIASGLSEQGFLFTTELDYALELAGIRPVEVPIRLSDDHLAHASRISPKDVLQMAKGLVSLRRRKAELRDVATRAASAG, translated from the coding sequence GTGGTGACATCGCGGACGGAACCTGTTCGCGGGGAATCAGCTGCTCCGGAACTGTCGGTAATCATTCCTGCGTACAACTCGGGAGCGGTACTGGAATCGACGGTCAAGCAGTTTGCCGAGTACTTCAGTGGCCGTCAGGTCGAGATCATCGTCGTAGAGAACGGTTCCACCGACAACACCGCCGATGTGTGCGGTGAGTTGTCGAAAGCATGGGCGTGGCCGGGTGTGACGTTCCATCCGATGAGTAGCGACAAGGGGATGGGCGCAGCATTGCGGGCCGGAACCCTCGCCTCCCGGGGGCAGCGGGTATTGCTCACCGCTGACGATCTGCCGTTCGGTTTCGGTGACATCGAAGGCGCTGACCGCGTCATGGCGGAGCTTGGATCCATTCCTCCGGCGGTCATCGGTTCGAAGGCGCATGCGCAGTCCGAGGTGGAGCGTGGTCTCCTGCGTGTTGTGATGACCGGCGGCTTCGCAACCCTTCGACGGGTGGTTCTGGGTACCCGGACCGGCGATCCGCAGGGAACGTTCATCGTCGACGGAACTTTGCTGCGTCGTATCGCGTCGGGACTGTCGGAACAGGGATTCCTGTTCACGACCGAACTGGACTACGCGCTCGAATTGGCGGGAATCCGTCCTGTCGAGGTGCCGATTCGGTTGAGTGACGACCACCTTGCTCATGCGAGCCGGATTTCACCGAAAGACGTTCTTCAGATGGCGAAGGGCTTGGTGTCCCTTCGTCGACGTAAGGCCGAGCTTCGAGATGTGGCGACGCGAGCAGCATCTGCCGGCTGA
- a CDS encoding glycosyltransferase produces MNETENQSNPGVELISHRATSDRLLVQRGLFTGTSPVASDELYAVTKTGMVARTRFELRLQPGAVAHTNTFFGRFPASYWQRWTNVTEVTVTARVVADESCRIQIQASDIGGHRRIVTNVVATGSETVTLTAPLDTFVDGGALWLQFEAQGGNAVVDEVEWTVTSPETIRPVAIAICTFNRADDCARTVAALASDDRVLALLDALYVVDQGTDPVESRELFQDVSKKFGSRLHYLRQANLGGAGGFTRGLYEASEAGPNADVILMDDDILCEPESVLRLSAFSNMTTEPALIGAQMLFLFNPDYLLASGERVDLGTLQRGVPTDEHGVRNTSVLEKLPERRVDAEYNGWWTCLIPAEAIERIGLPLPVFFQWDDVEYSLRAGRAGIPTITLPSAAVWHADFYWKDVDGFAHYFSTRNGLITASLDPGFAPKTLAKQLARDISHSIVGLQYGLAHTQIRAIEGFLEGPGGLADGGQKALASINQERKRFPETVTRPASELPSRLPIRRVAPSPKPGLWTDLVLAKRAVTQARNQLERGPVAISYEDAQWWHVGRFDHVFVTDASQGGVRERRFDSEKAAEMSGRLAGVIKRFHSEAPSVAQAFIDEFPQLTSRENWARLYEK; encoded by the coding sequence GTGAATGAGACCGAAAACCAGTCCAATCCTGGAGTCGAGTTGATTTCCCACCGCGCGACGTCGGATCGACTCCTCGTGCAGCGTGGGCTGTTCACCGGAACGTCGCCGGTGGCCAGCGACGAGTTGTATGCCGTGACCAAGACGGGAATGGTGGCGCGGACGCGCTTCGAGTTGCGTCTTCAGCCCGGAGCCGTTGCGCATACCAACACCTTCTTCGGGCGATTTCCAGCCAGCTACTGGCAGCGCTGGACCAACGTCACCGAGGTCACGGTTACCGCGCGTGTGGTGGCGGACGAGAGTTGCCGCATCCAGATCCAGGCCTCCGATATCGGCGGTCATCGGCGCATTGTGACCAACGTTGTCGCCACGGGTAGCGAGACAGTCACCTTGACCGCGCCGCTCGACACTTTTGTCGACGGTGGCGCCCTGTGGCTGCAGTTCGAGGCTCAGGGCGGCAATGCCGTGGTCGACGAAGTCGAGTGGACGGTGACGTCGCCGGAAACGATCCGGCCGGTGGCGATTGCCATCTGCACGTTCAACCGCGCTGATGATTGTGCGCGTACTGTTGCGGCGCTGGCTTCGGACGATCGTGTCCTGGCTTTGCTCGACGCCTTGTATGTGGTTGATCAGGGAACTGATCCGGTCGAGTCGCGTGAGCTGTTCCAGGACGTGTCGAAGAAGTTCGGTTCGCGGTTGCATTACCTGCGTCAGGCGAACCTCGGCGGAGCCGGTGGTTTTACGAGGGGCCTGTACGAGGCTTCGGAAGCCGGACCGAATGCCGATGTGATCTTGATGGACGACGACATTCTCTGCGAGCCCGAATCGGTTCTGCGGTTGAGCGCGTTTTCGAACATGACGACGGAACCGGCGCTGATCGGCGCGCAGATGCTGTTCCTGTTCAATCCGGACTATCTGCTCGCATCGGGTGAACGCGTTGATCTGGGCACACTTCAGCGTGGTGTGCCGACGGACGAGCACGGTGTCCGCAACACCAGCGTTCTCGAAAAGCTTCCGGAGCGTCGCGTCGACGCCGAATACAACGGTTGGTGGACGTGCCTGATCCCCGCCGAGGCCATCGAACGCATCGGTTTGCCGTTGCCGGTGTTTTTCCAGTGGGATGACGTCGAGTACAGCTTGCGGGCGGGCCGGGCGGGCATTCCCACCATCACGCTGCCCTCGGCTGCTGTCTGGCATGCGGACTTCTACTGGAAGGACGTCGACGGGTTCGCCCATTACTTCAGTACTCGCAACGGTTTGATTACTGCTTCACTCGACCCCGGATTTGCGCCGAAAACGTTGGCCAAGCAGTTGGCCCGCGACATTTCACATTCGATAGTCGGTTTGCAGTACGGTCTCGCGCACACACAGATTCGGGCTATCGAGGGATTCCTCGAGGGGCCCGGCGGTTTGGCGGATGGCGGACAGAAGGCGTTGGCTTCGATCAATCAGGAGCGAAAGCGGTTCCCGGAGACGGTGACTCGTCCGGCGTCGGAGTTGCCGAGCAGGTTGCCGATCCGCCGGGTGGCGCCAAGTCCGAAGCCCGGCCTGTGGACGGATCTGGTTCTCGCGAAACGTGCTGTGACGCAGGCGCGTAACCAGCTCGAACGGGGTCCGGTCGCGATCTCGTACGAGGACGCGCAGTGGTGGCATGTGGGCCGCTTCGATCATGTTTTTGTCACCGATGCGTCGCAGGGTGGTGTGCGCGAGCGCCGGTTCGACAGCGAGAAGGCCGCTGAGATGAGCGGCCGTCTCGCCGGCGTGATCAAGCGTTTCCATTCCGAGGCGCCGAGTGTTGCTCAGGCGTTCATCGACGAGTTCCCGCAGCTCACCAGCCGCGAGAACTGGGCCCGCCTGTACGAGAAGTGA
- a CDS encoding TylF/MycF/NovP-related O-methyltransferase: MFEQFRSSARTKLQRAVSEVIENADRHNAERTRQILDELTRSHNELAGARGDIAGLRSRIDELEFRQRRDLAYAVDLEATASSATFILENMRVVETFGHPHDTLRHALNVVEIPGMALEFGVASGTTLKIIADEFREREGTVAGFDVFSGLPETWRTGFPVGEFAQESLPEVPGAQLVPGLFGDTLPSFLEQESGPVAFLHLDADLYSSTKTVLDLLGDRLVPGSIVVFDEFFNYPGWQHHEYRAWTEFVTRTGISFEYVGYTVDNEQVIARVIR, translated from the coding sequence ATGTTCGAGCAGTTCCGTTCCAGCGCCAGGACCAAGCTTCAACGTGCGGTATCCGAGGTGATCGAGAACGCCGACCGTCATAATGCCGAACGCACACGGCAGATTCTCGACGAACTAACACGCTCACACAACGAACTGGCCGGGGCCCGCGGGGACATCGCGGGCCTTCGGTCCCGGATCGACGAGCTCGAGTTTCGCCAACGCCGCGATCTCGCCTACGCGGTTGATCTCGAAGCCACCGCGTCGAGCGCGACGTTCATCCTGGAGAACATGCGTGTAGTCGAGACGTTCGGGCATCCGCACGACACACTGCGGCACGCATTGAATGTGGTCGAGATCCCGGGAATGGCACTCGAGTTCGGGGTCGCCAGTGGAACAACCCTGAAGATCATCGCCGACGAGTTCCGTGAACGCGAAGGAACCGTCGCGGGCTTCGACGTGTTCTCCGGCTTACCTGAAACCTGGCGTACAGGATTCCCGGTGGGCGAATTCGCGCAAGAATCACTTCCTGAAGTGCCAGGGGCACAACTTGTTCCAGGTCTCTTTGGCGACACGCTGCCGTCGTTCCTCGAACAGGAATCCGGGCCAGTGGCGTTCCTCCACCTCGACGCGGACCTCTACTCGTCCACCAAAACCGTGCTCGATCTACTCGGCGACCGACTCGTTCCCGGGTCGATCGTGGTATTCGACGAGTTCTTCAACTACCCCGGGTGGCAACACCACGAGTACCGGGCGTGGACGGAATTCGTCACACGCACCGGCATCTCGTTCGAGTACGTCGGATACACCGTCGACAACGAGCAGGTCATTGCCAGAGTGATCCGCTGA
- the rsgA gene encoding ribosome small subunit-dependent GTPase A gives MPENSSFLTEYGWNTLLSDKFDALTPPGDKLGRILRVDRGQCDIAAATGISRAVSGNEPLCTGDWVTLAGSGQIDRTETYTVTSILPRSSSIIRSSASGKSEGQILAANVDTVVVATAADGDIDLGRIERLLALTWESGATPVVALTKADAAQNIYDALAAISAVAPGATVLAVSAETHEGMDVLDAVLDGTVAILGPSGAGKSTLANALLGHSFLDTGTSRLDTGAVRAGDGKGRHTTVTRELIPLSGGRTLIDTPGLRGIGMWNAGEGIDKTFPEIEELISACRFSDCSHTSEPDCAVRNAVECGEIQERRLASYRKLQKENAWNASRSDTRLQAEHTREMKMRSRQLKARYRTRGQ, from the coding sequence ATGCCAGAAAATAGCTCTTTCCTGACCGAATACGGCTGGAACACACTACTTTCAGATAAATTCGACGCATTGACACCGCCCGGCGACAAGCTCGGGCGCATCCTTCGCGTCGACCGCGGCCAATGCGATATCGCCGCCGCCACAGGAATATCCCGCGCCGTCAGCGGCAATGAACCGCTGTGCACCGGCGACTGGGTGACACTTGCCGGCAGCGGGCAGATCGACAGGACCGAAACATACACGGTCACTTCGATACTCCCACGATCGAGCAGTATCATTCGATCCTCCGCCTCGGGAAAATCCGAGGGTCAGATTCTCGCCGCGAATGTCGACACAGTCGTCGTTGCCACTGCCGCGGACGGCGATATCGATCTGGGCCGCATCGAACGACTACTCGCACTCACCTGGGAAAGCGGCGCAACTCCCGTCGTCGCACTCACCAAAGCTGATGCAGCTCAAAACATTTACGACGCTCTCGCCGCGATCTCCGCAGTCGCACCTGGCGCCACCGTACTGGCGGTCAGCGCCGAAACTCACGAAGGAATGGACGTACTCGATGCAGTTCTGGACGGCACCGTGGCGATACTCGGTCCATCGGGGGCCGGCAAATCAACCCTCGCCAACGCACTCCTCGGCCATAGCTTCCTCGACACCGGCACCAGCCGCCTCGACACCGGCGCCGTCCGAGCAGGAGACGGCAAAGGCCGACACACCACCGTCACGAGGGAACTGATTCCACTCTCCGGTGGACGGACCCTCATCGATACACCGGGTCTACGAGGAATCGGCATGTGGAACGCCGGCGAAGGTATCGACAAGACCTTCCCCGAAATCGAAGAACTGATCTCGGCCTGCCGGTTCTCCGACTGTTCACATACATCGGAGCCGGATTGCGCCGTTCGGAATGCCGTGGAGTGCGGCGAGATCCAGGAAAGGAGACTTGCAAGTTACCGCAAACTGCAGAAAGAAAACGCCTGGAATGCCTCCCGGAGCGACACCCGACTGCAGGCAGAACACACCCGCGAGATGAAGATGCGGTCGCGGCAGTTGAAGGCTCGCTACCGGACACGGGGACAGTAG
- the glfT1 gene encoding galactofuranosyltransferase GlfT1 — protein sequence MSTPEKIIGVVVTHKRRELLAESLKVLSTQSRPLDHLVVIDNADEDAVRELVENAALPTSYIGSQHNLGGAGGFALGILYALSLGADRVWLADDDGRPEGPDVLETLLDCAIRHDLAEVSPVVCDIDNPDRLAFPLRRGVEWRRLRSELGSEDLLPGIASLFNGALFTADAIDAVGVPDLRLFVRGDEVEVHRRLVRSGLKFGTCLQTAYVHPNGADEFKPILGGRMHTQYPDNETKRYFTYRNRGYILSQPGMRKLLPQEWIRFGWYFLITRRDPAGLREWMRLRKLGRQERFERPS from the coding sequence GTGAGCACACCCGAAAAAATTATCGGTGTCGTCGTCACGCACAAACGACGTGAACTGCTGGCCGAATCCTTGAAGGTTCTCAGTACACAATCTCGGCCGCTCGATCACCTCGTCGTCATCGACAATGCCGACGAAGACGCAGTTCGTGAACTCGTCGAGAATGCCGCGCTGCCCACAAGTTACATCGGTTCCCAGCACAACCTCGGCGGTGCCGGAGGATTTGCCCTGGGCATTTTGTACGCACTTTCACTGGGCGCAGATCGGGTCTGGCTCGCCGACGACGACGGTCGACCCGAGGGTCCGGACGTCCTGGAAACACTTCTCGACTGCGCGATCCGGCACGATCTCGCCGAGGTCTCCCCCGTCGTCTGCGACATCGACAACCCAGACCGCCTGGCGTTCCCATTGCGCCGCGGCGTGGAATGGCGCCGTCTGCGTAGCGAACTGGGCTCCGAGGATCTCCTGCCGGGAATCGCATCCCTCTTCAACGGCGCACTGTTCACCGCCGATGCGATCGACGCCGTCGGCGTCCCGGATCTCCGCTTGTTCGTCCGCGGAGACGAAGTGGAAGTGCACCGTCGACTCGTACGGTCCGGACTGAAATTCGGAACCTGCTTGCAAACCGCCTACGTCCATCCCAACGGTGCCGACGAATTCAAGCCGATTCTCGGCGGCCGGATGCACACGCAGTACCCCGACAACGAAACGAAGCGCTACTTCACCTACCGCAACCGTGGATACATCCTCTCCCAGCCCGGAATGCGCAAACTGCTTCCGCAGGAATGGATTCGGTTCGGCTGGTACTTCCTGATCACTCGCCGCGACCCCGCGGGTCTCCGCGAGTGGATGCGCCTACGCAAACTCGGCCGACAAGAGCGGTTCGAACGTCCGAGTTAA
- the wzt gene encoding galactan export ABC transporter ATP-binding subunit Wzt/RfbE encodes MSQPVSIHTQNACVDFPIFDAKSRSLKKAFLGKAGGSIGRNDSDVVVVEALRDITMTLKEGDRIGLVGHNGAGKSTLLRLLSGIYEPTRGTASIRGRVAPVFDLGVGMDPEISGYENIIIRGLFLGQTRKQMLAKMDEIADFTELGEYLSMPLRTYSTGMRVRVAMGVVTSIDPEILLLDEGIGAVDAEFMKKARIRLQKLVERSGILVFASHSNEFLAQLCNSAMWVDHGQIRMQGDIEDVVRAYEGDDAADHVRHVIKDMARENNPGGDMARENNP; translated from the coding sequence ATGAGTCAGCCAGTCAGCATCCACACGCAGAACGCATGCGTCGACTTCCCGATCTTCGACGCCAAATCGCGTTCACTCAAGAAGGCATTCCTCGGCAAAGCCGGCGGATCCATCGGCCGCAACGACTCCGACGTCGTCGTCGTCGAAGCACTCCGCGACATCACGATGACGCTCAAGGAAGGCGACCGCATCGGACTGGTCGGCCACAACGGCGCCGGCAAATCCACGCTACTGCGCCTGCTCTCCGGCATCTACGAGCCAACCCGCGGAACAGCCAGCATTCGCGGACGCGTCGCCCCCGTCTTCGACCTCGGCGTCGGCATGGACCCCGAAATCTCCGGCTACGAGAACATCATCATCCGCGGCCTGTTCCTCGGCCAGACCCGCAAGCAGATGCTCGCGAAAATGGATGAGATCGCCGACTTCACGGAACTCGGCGAATACCTCTCGATGCCGCTGCGCACCTACTCCACCGGCATGCGCGTACGCGTCGCCATGGGCGTCGTCACCAGCATCGATCCCGAAATCCTGCTGCTCGACGAAGGTATCGGCGCCGTCGACGCAGAATTCATGAAAAAAGCCCGCATCCGCCTCCAAAAGCTGGTGGAACGCTCCGGCATCCTGGTTTTCGCGAGCCACTCCAACGAGTTCCTGGCTCAACTCTGCAACAGCGCGATGTGGGTCGACCACGGCCAGATCCGCATGCAAGGCGACATCGAAGACGTCGTCCGCGCCTACGAAGGTGACGACGCCGCCGACCACGTCCGCCACGTCATCAAGGACATGGCCCGGGAGAACAACCCCGGTGGCGACATGGCCCGGGAGAACAACCCGTGA
- the wzm gene encoding galactan export ABC transporter permease subunit Wzm/RfbD, whose translation MSASATESETSEQPMPVSDSQTFHRAFKDLRDGLRQRELWLSLGWQDIKQRYRRSVIGPFWITIATGVQAAAMGLLYSALLNIPLKEFLPYVTVGLIVWNLISASILEGSEVFIANEGLIKQLPSALSVHVYRLVWRQVLFFAHNIVIYVVLLFAFSIWQNLTWTALAAIPAFVLIVANALWVSIVFGIFSTRYRDIAPILGSLTLLLFVLTPIMWTTQSLKDQGGQAMERVKLAELNPLYHYLEIIRAPLIGTDQQAYHWYIVIAITVVGWAVAILALRKYRARVPYWV comes from the coding sequence GTGTCAGCATCCGCAACCGAATCAGAGACGTCGGAGCAACCCATGCCCGTGTCCGACTCCCAGACGTTCCATCGCGCCTTCAAAGACCTGCGCGATGGGCTGCGGCAGCGCGAGTTGTGGCTGAGCCTCGGCTGGCAGGACATCAAACAGCGTTACCGCCGGTCGGTCATCGGCCCCTTCTGGATCACCATCGCCACCGGCGTCCAGGCTGCCGCCATGGGCCTCCTGTACTCGGCGCTGCTCAACATTCCGCTCAAGGAATTCCTGCCGTACGTCACCGTCGGACTGATCGTCTGGAACCTGATCAGCGCCAGCATCCTCGAGGGCTCCGAAGTATTCATCGCCAACGAAGGCCTGATCAAACAGTTGCCGTCGGCGTTGAGCGTGCACGTCTATCGCCTGGTGTGGCGTCAGGTGCTCTTCTTCGCGCACAACATCGTGATCTACGTGGTCCTACTGTTCGCGTTCAGCATCTGGCAGAACCTGACCTGGACGGCACTTGCCGCAATACCCGCATTCGTTCTGATCGTGGCCAACGCACTGTGGGTGTCCATCGTGTTCGGCATCTTCTCCACCCGGTACCGCGACATCGCTCCCATCCTCGGCAGCCTCACCCTCCTGCTGTTCGTGCTGACGCCCATCATGTGGACGACGCAGTCGCTCAAGGACCAGGGCGGACAAGCCATGGAACGAGTGAAGCTCGCCGAACTCAACCCGCTCTACCACTACCTCGAGATCATCCGAGCGCCACTCATCGGAACAGACCAGCAGGCCTACCACTGGTACATCGTCATCGCCATCACCGTCGTCGGCTGGGCCGTCGCGATCCTGGCACTCCGCAAGTACCGGGCACGCGTGCCCTACTGGGTCTAG
- a CDS encoding bacterial proteasome activator family protein, which produces MENSGEEQVVVIGPDGTETSTDRHSSDTQDGRGSEGESIADMVEQPAKVMRIGTMIKQLLEEVRAAPLDDASRVRLKEIHRSSIRELEQGLAPELREELERLTLPFTDDSIPSDAELRIAQAQLVGWLEGLFHGIQTALFAQQMAARAQLEQMRQGALPPGMSMGVPHSATHPDQQGGGTGQYL; this is translated from the coding sequence ATGGAGAACTCAGGCGAAGAACAGGTAGTTGTCATCGGCCCCGACGGCACCGAGACAAGCACCGATCGGCACAGCTCCGATACCCAAGACGGCAGGGGCTCGGAGGGTGAATCCATCGCCGACATGGTCGAGCAACCCGCCAAGGTCATGCGGATCGGCACCATGATCAAACAGCTCCTCGAAGAAGTGCGTGCCGCACCGCTCGACGACGCCAGCCGGGTCCGACTCAAGGAGATCCACCGATCTTCGATCCGTGAACTGGAACAGGGGCTGGCCCCCGAGTTGCGCGAAGAACTCGAACGCCTGACCCTCCCGTTCACCGACGACTCCATCCCGTCGGACGCCGAACTGCGCATCGCACAGGCCCAGTTGGTCGGATGGCTCGAAGGCCTCTTCCACGGCATCCAGACCGCGCTGTTCGCCCAACAGATGGCAGCGCGCGCTCAACTCGAACAAATGAGACAAGGAGCACTACCTCCCGGAATGAGCATGGGAGTCCCCCATTCCGCCACCCATCCGGACCAACAAGGGGGCGGAACAGGCCAGTATCTGTAA